In a genomic window of Streptococcus oralis:
- a CDS encoding pyrimidine-nucleoside phosphorylase: MRAVDLIQKKRDGQELTSNEIKWLVEGYVAGTVPDYQMSAFAMAVYFKGMTTREISDLTMNMVKTGQEFDLSAIEGVKVDKHSTGGVGDKVTLILAPLVASFGVPVAKMSGRGLGHTGGTIDKLESIKGYQVERSQEDFIRQVQDIGVSVIGQSNQLVKADKLLYALRDVTATVDTIPLIASSVMSKKIAAGADAILLDVTVGEGAFMKTVDEARELAQTMVDLGKAVGRKTVAVITDMSQPLGRAIGNRLEILEALEILQGKGREDISHFICELAQIMLGLADIEKTIEEIRQHLENGQALAKFEEMVAAQGGDLEDLYRPVKVAHVLEIPAQDTGVISALPAMEFGLYAMRLGAGRAVKSDDLDYETGIVFEKKVGDSVQKGEIVAKVYTNGKISSELVTEFQKYVKINDGVQSLREIIEIIS, encoded by the coding sequence TTTGCTATGGCTGTTTATTTTAAAGGAATGACCACACGTGAGATTTCTGATCTGACGATGAATATGGTCAAGACAGGTCAGGAGTTTGATTTGTCAGCTATTGAGGGGGTTAAAGTTGATAAGCATTCGACTGGTGGTGTAGGTGATAAGGTGACCTTAATCTTGGCTCCTCTTGTTGCGAGTTTCGGCGTGCCTGTTGCTAAGATGAGTGGTCGAGGTCTCGGCCATACTGGTGGAACAATTGATAAATTGGAGTCTATTAAGGGATATCAAGTTGAGCGAAGTCAAGAAGATTTCATTCGTCAGGTACAGGACATTGGTGTATCTGTCATTGGGCAGTCCAATCAACTGGTTAAAGCAGACAAACTTCTCTATGCCCTCCGTGATGTGACAGCAACTGTCGACACGATTCCTTTGATTGCTAGTTCTGTTATGAGCAAGAAAATTGCTGCAGGAGCGGATGCCATTTTGCTAGACGTAACGGTCGGTGAGGGTGCCTTCATGAAGACGGTTGATGAGGCGCGTGAATTGGCTCAAACCATGGTGGATCTTGGTAAGGCTGTTGGTCGAAAAACAGTAGCAGTCATTACCGATATGAGTCAGCCCTTGGGAAGAGCCATTGGCAATCGTCTCGAAATCCTTGAGGCATTGGAGATTTTACAAGGGAAAGGCCGAGAAGATATTAGTCACTTTATCTGCGAGCTAGCTCAGATTATGCTTGGGTTGGCTGATATTGAGAAAACGATCGAGGAAATCCGTCAACACCTGGAAAATGGCCAAGCACTGGCTAAGTTTGAAGAAATGGTAGCAGCACAAGGTGGCGATTTAGAAGATCTCTATCGCCCAGTCAAAGTTGCCCATGTGCTGGAAATTCCAGCTCAAGATACAGGTGTTATTTCAGCCCTTCCAGCTATGGAATTTGGGCTCTATGCCATGAGACTAGGAGCTGGTCGTGCAGTCAAGTCTGATGACTTGGACTATGAAACAGGGATTGTTTTTGAAAAGAAAGTTGGAGACTCCGTTCAAAAAGGAGAAATTGTTGCAAAAGTTTATACAAATGGAAAAATTTCTTCTGAACTAGTTACAGAATTTCAAAAATATGTTAAAATAAATGATGGAGTGCAAAGTTTACGAGAAATTATAGAAATTATCTCATAA
- the deoC gene encoding deoxyribose-phosphate aldolase, which yields MKLNKYIDHTLLKQDASQEQIDRLLSEAREYDFASVCVNPTWVKHAKTGLEGSDVKVCTVVGFPLGATTSAVKAFETKEAVQNGADEIDMVINVGALKSGNLDLVESDIRAVVEASGDKLVKVIIEACLLTDDEKVVACQLSQKAGADFVKTSTGFSTGGATIEDVQLMRETVGSDMGVKAAGGARSYADAVAFVEAGATRIGTSAGVAILKGELADGDY from the coding sequence ATGAAATTAAATAAATATATCGATCATACGCTTTTAAAGCAAGATGCAAGCCAAGAACAAATTGATCGTTTGCTATCTGAAGCGCGTGAGTATGACTTTGCCAGCGTTTGTGTTAATCCTACATGGGTTAAACATGCGAAAACAGGGCTTGAAGGCTCAGATGTAAAGGTTTGTACAGTAGTAGGTTTTCCTTTGGGAGCAACAACTTCAGCTGTGAAAGCTTTTGAAACAAAAGAAGCTGTCCAAAACGGTGCAGATGAGATTGATATGGTTATCAATGTTGGTGCCCTCAAATCAGGCAATCTGGATTTAGTTGAATCGGACATCCGTGCTGTCGTAGAAGCAAGTGGTGACAAGTTGGTTAAGGTCATTATTGAAGCTTGCTTGTTGACAGATGATGAAAAGGTTGTGGCCTGCCAATTATCCCAGAAAGCAGGCGCTGACTTTGTCAAAACATCAACTGGATTTTCAACAGGTGGTGCCACTATTGAGGATGTTCAGTTGATGCGTGAAACAGTCGGGTCAGATATGGGAGTTAAGGCGGCTGGTGGAGCTCGTTCATATGCAGATGCTGTCGCTTTTGTGGAAGCAGGCGCTACCCGTATCGGAACATCTGCTGGTGTAGCAATCTTAAAAGGAGAATTGGCAGATGGCGACTACTGA
- a CDS encoding cytidine deaminase → MATTELIELAIETSKQAYVPYSHFPIGAVLVAKDGSIYTGVNIENASYPLTNCGERTAIFKAVSEGQREFSELIVYGQTEKPISPCGACRQVMVEFFEQDLKVTLVAKDQSTVEMTVGELLPYSFTDLN, encoded by the coding sequence ATGGCGACTACTGAGTTGATTGAACTAGCAATTGAAACCAGCAAACAAGCCTATGTCCCCTATTCTCACTTTCCCATCGGAGCTGTCTTAGTAGCCAAGGATGGTAGTATTTATACGGGTGTGAACATCGAGAATGCTAGCTATCCTTTGACTAATTGTGGAGAACGTACTGCTATTTTTAAAGCAGTTTCGGAGGGGCAACGGGAGTTTTCAGAGTTGATTGTCTACGGACAAACTGAAAAACCCATCTCGCCATGTGGTGCTTGTCGCCAGGTCATGGTTGAATTTTTTGAACAAGATCTAAAAGTGACCTTAGTCGCTAAAGATCAATCGACGGTCGAGATGACGGTCGGGGAGTTACTTCCATACTCATTTACAGACTTAAATTAG
- a CDS encoding BMP family lipoprotein, whose protein sequence is MNKKQWLGLGLVAVAAVGLAACGNRSSRNAASSSSEMKTKAAIVTDTGGVDDKSFNQSAWEGLQDWGKEHNLSKDKGYTYFQSTSEADYANNLQQAAGSYNLIFGVGFALHNAVEEAAKDHSDLNYVLIDDVIEGQKNVASVRFADNEAAYLAGVAAAKTTKTKQVGFVGGIESEVISRFAAGFKAGVESVDPSIKVQVDYAGSFGDAAKGKTIAAAQYAAGADVVYQAAGGTGAGVFAEAKSLNENKNENEKVWVIGVDRDQAAEGKYTSKDGKESNFVLVSTLKQVGTTVKDIANKTEKGEFPGGQVIVYSLKDKGVELAVTNLSEEGKKAVEDAKAKILDGSVKVPEK, encoded by the coding sequence ATGAACAAGAAACAATGGCTAGGCCTTGGTCTAGTTGCAGTAGCAGCAGTTGGACTTGCTGCATGTGGTAACCGCTCTTCTCGTAACGCCGCTTCATCTTCATCAGAAATGAAGACCAAAGCAGCAATCGTAACAGATACTGGTGGTGTTGATGATAAATCATTTAACCAATCAGCTTGGGAAGGTTTGCAAGACTGGGGTAAAGAACACAATCTTTCTAAAGATAAAGGTTACACTTACTTCCAATCAACAAGCGAAGCAGACTATGCTAACAACTTGCAACAAGCGGCTGGAAGTTACAACCTGATCTTCGGTGTTGGTTTTGCTCTTCACAATGCAGTTGAGGAAGCAGCAAAAGACCACTCTGACCTAAACTATGTCTTGATTGATGATGTGATTGAAGGTCAAAAGAATGTTGCGAGCGTAAGATTTGCGGATAACGAAGCAGCTTACCTTGCTGGTGTTGCAGCAGCGAAAACTACGAAAACAAAACAAGTTGGTTTTGTAGGTGGTATCGAATCTGAAGTTATTTCACGTTTTGCAGCTGGATTCAAAGCTGGAGTTGAATCAGTAGACCCATCTATCAAAGTTCAAGTTGACTACGCTGGTTCATTTGGTGATGCTGCCAAAGGTAAAACAATTGCAGCAGCTCAATATGCTGCCGGTGCAGACGTTGTCTACCAAGCAGCTGGTGGTACAGGTGCTGGTGTCTTTGCTGAAGCAAAATCATTGAACGAAAACAAAAATGAAAACGAAAAAGTTTGGGTTATCGGTGTAGACCGTGACCAAGCAGCAGAAGGTAAATACACTTCTAAAGATGGTAAAGAATCTAACTTCGTTCTTGTATCTACATTGAAACAAGTCGGTACAACTGTAAAAGATATTGCCAACAAAACAGAAAAAGGTGAATTCCCTGGTGGACAAGTGATTGTTTACTCATTGAAAGATAAAGGGGTTGAGCTAGCAGTAACAAACCTTTCAGAAGAAGGTAAAAAAGCTGTTGAAGATGCAAAAGCTAAAATCCTTGACGGAAGCGTAAAAGTTCCTGAAAAATAA
- a CDS encoding ABC transporter ATP-binding protein yields MAHENVIEMRDITKVFGEFVANDKINLQLRKGEIHALLGENGAGKSTLMNMLAGLLEPTSGEIVVNGQVVKLDSPSKAAGLGIGMVHQHFMLVEAFTVAENIILGSEITKNGVLDIAGATKEIKALSERYGLAVDPAAKVADISVGAQQRVEILKTLYRGADILIFDEPTAVLTPSEIDELMAIMKNLVKEGKSIILITHKLDEIRAVSNRVTVIRRGKSIQTVEIAGASNADLAEMMVGRSVSFKTEKQAPQPKEVVLSIKDLVVNENRGVPAVKNLSLDVRAGEIVGIAGIDGNGQSELIQAITGLRKVESGSVELKGKSIVGMHPRQITELSVGHVPEDRHRDGLILEMMISENIALQTYYKEPLSKNGILNYANITSNAKKLMEEFDVRAASEFVPAAALSGGNQQKAIIAREIDRDPDLLIVSQPTRGLDVGAIEYIHKRLIEERDNGKAVLVVSFELDEILNVSDRIAVIHDGKIQGIVSPETTNKQELGVLMAGGNLGKEKSDV; encoded by the coding sequence ATGGCACACGAAAATGTCATTGAGATGCGGGATATTACCAAGGTGTTTGGTGAATTTGTAGCAAACGACAAAATCAACTTGCAACTGCGAAAAGGTGAAATCCATGCACTTTTAGGAGAAAATGGAGCGGGTAAATCCACTCTGATGAATATGCTGGCAGGACTTCTTGAACCAACGAGTGGTGAAATTGTGGTGAATGGTCAGGTTGTAAAACTAGACTCACCATCTAAAGCCGCTGGTCTTGGAATTGGGATGGTTCACCAACATTTCATGTTGGTTGAGGCTTTTACAGTAGCTGAGAATATCATTTTAGGGAGTGAAATCACTAAAAATGGTGTTCTAGACATAGCTGGTGCTACTAAAGAAATCAAGGCTCTTTCTGAACGTTATGGTTTGGCAGTGGATCCTGCTGCTAAGGTGGCGGATATTTCCGTTGGTGCCCAACAACGTGTAGAGATCTTGAAAACACTCTATCGTGGTGCTGATATCCTTATCTTTGACGAACCGACAGCCGTATTGACTCCTTCAGAGATCGATGAGTTGATGGCAATCATGAAAAACCTTGTCAAAGAAGGGAAGTCTATCATTTTGATTACCCATAAACTGGATGAGATTCGTGCGGTATCCAATCGAGTGACGGTTATTCGTCGCGGGAAATCAATCCAGACAGTTGAAATCGCAGGAGCATCCAATGCGGACTTGGCAGAAATGATGGTTGGACGCTCAGTTTCCTTTAAAACGGAAAAACAGGCACCACAACCCAAAGAAGTGGTCTTGTCTATCAAAGACTTGGTTGTCAATGAAAACCGCGGTGTACCAGCTGTGAAGAATCTTTCTTTGGATGTTCGTGCTGGTGAAATTGTTGGTATTGCAGGTATTGATGGCAATGGTCAGTCTGAACTCATTCAAGCCATTACTGGTCTTCGTAAGGTTGAGTCAGGTAGCGTTGAATTAAAAGGCAAATCAATCGTGGGGATGCATCCTCGACAAATTACAGAACTAAGCGTGGGGCACGTTCCTGAGGATCGTCACCGTGATGGCTTGATTTTGGAGATGATGATTTCAGAAAATATCGCTCTTCAAACCTACTACAAAGAACCACTCAGCAAAAATGGCATCTTGAACTATGCCAATATCACTTCAAATGCCAAGAAATTGATGGAAGAATTTGACGTCCGTGCGGCAAGCGAATTTGTTCCAGCGGCAGCTCTTTCAGGAGGAAATCAACAAAAAGCGATTATCGCTCGTGAGATTGATCGTGATCCTGATCTCCTTATCGTCAGCCAGCCAACTCGTGGTTTGGATGTCGGTGCCATTGAATATATCCACAAACGTTTGATTGAAGAGCGTGATAACGGTAAGGCTGTCCTTGTTGTCAGCTTTGAATTGGATGAGATTTTAAATGTCTCAGACCGAATTGCTGTTATTCACGATGGTAAGATTCAAGGTATTGTATCGCCAGAAACAACTAACAAACAAGAACTTGGTGTCTTGATGGCAGGTGGAAACTTGGGAAAGGAGAAGAGTGATGTCTAA
- a CDS encoding ABC transporter permease: protein MSKKLQQISVPLISVFLGILLGAIVMWIFGYDAIWGYEELFYTAFGSLRGIGEIFRAMGPLVLIGLGFAVASRAGFFNVGLPGQALAGWILSGWFALSNPDMPRLVLIPLTVIIALIAGGIVGAIPGILRAYLGTSEVIVTIMMNYIVLYVGNAFIHAFPKDIMQSTDSTIRVSANATYQTPWLSELTGNSRMNIGIFFAIIAVAVIWFLLKKTTLGFEIRAVGLNPHASEYAGISAKRTIILSMIISGALAGLGGAVEGLGTFQNVYVQGSSLAVGFNGMAVSLLAGNSPIGILFAAFLFGVLQVGAPGMNAAQVPSELVSIVTASIIFFVSVHYIIERFVKPKKQVKGGK, encoded by the coding sequence ATGTCTAAAAAATTACAACAAATTTCGGTTCCCTTGATTTCCGTATTCTTAGGAATCTTGCTCGGAGCCATTGTCATGTGGATCTTCGGATATGATGCTATCTGGGGCTATGAGGAGTTGTTCTATACAGCTTTTGGTAGCCTCCGTGGAATTGGAGAAATTTTCCGTGCCATGGGTCCTCTTGTCTTGATAGGTCTTGGTTTCGCAGTTGCCAGTCGAGCAGGTTTCTTTAACGTTGGACTTCCTGGTCAGGCTCTTGCGGGTTGGATCCTCAGTGGTTGGTTTGCCTTGTCAAATCCAGATATGCCTCGTCTCGTTTTGATTCCATTAACAGTGATCATTGCTTTGATTGCAGGTGGAATCGTTGGTGCGATTCCAGGTATCCTCAGAGCTTATCTCGGTACGTCAGAGGTTATCGTGACCATCATGATGAACTACATTGTATTGTATGTGGGAAATGCCTTTATTCATGCCTTTCCGAAAGATATTATGCAAAGTACAGACTCAACGATTCGTGTTAGTGCCAATGCTACATACCAGACACCATGGTTATCAGAGTTGACTGGAAATTCCCGTATGAATATCGGAATCTTCTTTGCAATCATTGCTGTAGCTGTGATTTGGTTCTTGCTCAAGAAAACGACTCTCGGTTTTGAAATTCGTGCAGTTGGTCTCAATCCCCATGCTTCAGAGTACGCTGGTATTTCAGCAAAACGTACAATCATTCTATCAATGATTATCTCTGGTGCTCTGGCTGGTCTTGGTGGAGCGGTCGAAGGTCTTGGTACCTTCCAAAACGTTTACGTTCAGGGATCATCATTAGCTGTCGGATTTAACGGGATGGCAGTTAGTTTGCTTGCTGGAAATTCACCAATTGGAATTCTCTTTGCAGCCTTCTTATTTGGTGTTCTACAAGTTGGTGCACCGGGTATGAACGCAGCGCAAGTTCCGTCTGAGCTTGTTAGCATTGTAACAGCGTCTATTATCTTCTTTGTCAGCGTTCACTACATTATTGAACGCTTTGTCAAACCTAAAAAACAAGTTAAAGGAGGTAAGTAA
- a CDS encoding ABC transporter permease — MSITTLLTLLVSSMLIYSAPLIFTSIGGVFSERGGVVNVGLEGIMVMGAFSGVVFNLEFAEQLGAATPWISLLVAGIVGAIFSLIHAVATVHFRADHVVSGTVLNLMAPALAVFLVKVLYNKGQTDNLSQTFGRFDFPVLADIPVIGDIFFKSTSLLGYIAIAFSFLAWFILFKTRFGLRLRSVGEHPQAADTLGINVYKMRYLGVVISGFLGGIGGAIYAQSISVNFSVTTIVGPGFIALAAMIFGKWNPIGAMLSSLFFGLSQSLAVIGSQLPFLQGVPAVYLQIAPYVLTILVLAAFFGKAVAPKADGINYIKSK; from the coding sequence ATGTCTATTACAACATTACTCACCCTCTTGGTCTCTTCTATGCTGATTTACTCAGCACCACTTATTTTTACGAGTATCGGGGGAGTTTTCTCTGAACGTGGTGGTGTCGTTAACGTCGGTCTTGAAGGAATTATGGTTATGGGGGCCTTTTCTGGGGTTGTCTTTAACCTTGAGTTTGCAGAACAACTTGGAGCAGCTACTCCTTGGATTTCCTTGTTAGTTGCTGGTATCGTGGGAGCTATTTTCTCCCTCATCCATGCCGTCGCTACAGTTCATTTCCGTGCAGACCATGTTGTCAGTGGTACAGTATTGAACTTGATGGCTCCTGCCCTAGCAGTTTTCTTGGTTAAGGTTCTTTATAACAAAGGACAAACGGATAACTTAAGCCAGACTTTTGGACGTTTTGATTTCCCAGTTTTGGCTGATATCCCTGTGATTGGAGATATCTTCTTCAAGTCAACAAGTTTGCTAGGTTATATCGCGATTGCCTTCTCTTTCCTTGCTTGGTTTATTCTCTTTAAGACACGTTTTGGTCTTCGCCTTCGCTCTGTTGGTGAACACCCTCAGGCAGCAGATACCTTGGGGATCAATGTCTACAAGATGCGATATCTTGGGGTTGTTATTTCAGGTTTCCTTGGTGGAATTGGGGGAGCGATTTATGCCCAATCCATTTCAGTTAACTTCTCAGTGACAACTATTGTAGGTCCTGGATTTATCGCCCTTGCTGCGATGATCTTTGGTAAATGGAACCCAATCGGTGCTATGCTTTCTAGTCTCTTCTTTGGACTTTCACAAAGTTTGGCAGTTATCGGTTCTCAATTACCTTTCCTACAAGGAGTGCCAGCGGTTTACCTTCAAATCGCCCCTTATGTCTTGACCATCCTTGTCTTAGCAGCCTTCTTTGGAAAAGCAGTCGCGCCTAAGGCAGATGGTATCAACTACATCAAATCAAAATAA
- the plsY gene encoding glycerol-3-phosphate 1-O-acyltransferase PlsY: MMTFVLLILAYLLGSIPSGLWIGQIFFQTNLREHGSGNTGTTNTFRILGKKAGMATFVIDFFKGTFATLLPILFHLQGVSPLVFGLLAVIGHTFPIFAGFKGGKAVATSAGVIFGFAPVFCLYLAIVFFGSLYLGSMISLSSVTASIAAVIGVLLFPLIGFILNNYDPLFILIILALASLIIIRHKDNITRIKNKTENLVPWGLNLTHQNPNK, translated from the coding sequence ATGATGACATTTGTATTATTAATTTTAGCTTATCTGCTAGGTTCGATTCCGTCTGGTCTTTGGATTGGACAAATCTTCTTTCAAACAAATCTGCGTGAACATGGTTCTGGCAACACGGGAACAACCAATACTTTCCGAATTTTAGGTAAGAAAGCGGGTATGGCAACCTTTGTGATTGACTTCTTTAAAGGAACCTTCGCCACTCTCCTTCCTATTCTTTTCCACCTTCAAGGTGTATCACCTCTTGTATTTGGACTTTTGGCTGTGATTGGACATACTTTCCCTATCTTTGCAGGATTTAAGGGTGGCAAGGCTGTCGCAACCAGTGCTGGAGTGATTTTCGGATTTGCGCCTGTTTTCTGTCTCTATCTAGCAATCGTATTCTTTGGAAGCCTCTATCTAGGTAGTATGATTTCACTGTCTAGCGTTACTGCTTCTATCGCAGCCGTTATTGGAGTTCTCCTATTTCCACTAATTGGATTTATCCTGAACAACTATGACCCTCTCTTCATTTTGATTATCCTAGCACTTGCTAGCTTGATTATCATTCGTCACAAGGATAATATCACACGTATCAAAAATAAAACTGAAAATCTTGTCCCTTGGGGATTGAACCTAACCCATCAAAATCCTAACAAATAA
- the parE gene encoding DNA topoisomerase IV subunit B has translation MSKKEININNYNDDAIQVLEGLDAVRKRPGMYIGSTDGAGLHHLVWEIVDNAVDEALSGFGDRIDVTINKDGSLTVQDHGRGMPTGMHAMGIPTVEVIFTILHAGGKFGQGGYKTSGGLHGVGSSVVNALSSWLEVEIIRDGTVYKQRFENGGKPVTTLKKIGTAPKSKTGTKVTFMPDATIFSTTDFKYNTISERLNESAFLLKNVTLSLTDKRTDEEIEFHYENGVQDFVSYLNEDKETLTPVLYFEGEDNGFQVEVALQYNDGFSDNILSFVNNVRTKDGGTHETGLKSAITKVMNDYARKTGLLKEKDKNLEGSDYREGLAAVLSILVPEEHLQFEGQTKDKLGSPLARPVVDGIVADKLTFFLMENGELASNLIRKAIKARDAREAARKARDESRNGKKNKKDKGLLSGKLTPAQSKNPAKNELYLVEGDSAGGSAKQGRDRKFQAILPLRGKVINTAKAKMADILKNEEINTMIYTIGAGVGADFSIEDANYDKIIIMTDADTDGAHIQTLLLTFFYRYMRPLVEAGHVYIALPPLYKMSKGKGKKEEVAYAWTDGELEELRKQFGKGATLQRYKGLGEMNADQLWETTMNPETRTLIRVTIEDLARAERRVNVLMGDKVEPRRKWIEDNVKFTLEEATVF, from the coding sequence GTGTCAAAAAAGGAAATCAATATTAATAACTACAATGATGACGCCATTCAGGTGCTAGAAGGGTTGGATGCGGTTCGTAAACGTCCAGGGATGTATATTGGATCGACCGACGGAGCAGGTCTCCATCACCTAGTCTGGGAAATCGTGGATAATGCGGTTGACGAAGCCTTGTCTGGATTTGGTGATCGCATCGATGTGACGATTAATAAAGACGGGAGTCTAACCGTTCAAGACCACGGACGTGGGATGCCAACGGGAATGCACGCCATGGGAATTCCAACTGTTGAAGTTATCTTTACCATTCTCCACGCTGGAGGGAAATTCGGTCAAGGTGGCTATAAGACATCTGGAGGTCTTCACGGAGTCGGTTCTTCGGTTGTTAATGCACTCTCAAGTTGGTTGGAAGTTGAAATTATCCGTGACGGTACAGTCTACAAGCAACGTTTTGAAAATGGCGGGAAACCCGTCACAACCTTGAAGAAAATTGGTACAGCACCCAAGTCTAAGACCGGTACCAAAGTCACTTTCATGCCTGATGCGACGATTTTCTCTACGACTGACTTCAAGTACAATACCATTTCAGAACGACTCAATGAGTCAGCCTTTCTCTTAAAAAATGTCACCTTGTCTTTGACAGATAAGCGAACAGATGAAGAAATCGAGTTCCATTATGAGAACGGGGTTCAGGACTTTGTTTCTTACCTCAATGAAGACAAGGAAACCTTGACGCCAGTCCTATACTTTGAAGGGGAAGACAATGGTTTCCAAGTGGAAGTAGCTCTCCAGTACAATGATGGATTTTCAGATAACATTCTATCTTTTGTCAATAACGTTCGCACCAAGGATGGGGGGACGCACGAGACAGGACTCAAGTCAGCCATTACTAAGGTCATGAATGACTACGCGCGTAAGACAGGACTTCTCAAGGAAAAAGATAAAAATCTTGAAGGGTCAGACTACCGCGAGGGACTAGCAGCCGTTCTTTCTATTCTGGTGCCTGAAGAACACCTCCAGTTTGAGGGTCAGACCAAGGACAAACTTGGAAGCCCACTAGCTCGTCCAGTTGTGGATGGGATTGTGGCTGATAAGTTGACCTTCTTCCTTATGGAAAATGGGGAACTGGCTTCCAATCTCATTCGCAAAGCTATCAAGGCTCGTGATGCGCGCGAGGCGGCACGTAAAGCGCGTGATGAGAGCCGAAATGGTAAGAAAAACAAGAAAGACAAGGGCTTGTTGTCTGGAAAATTGACTCCAGCCCAGTCTAAAAACCCTGCAAAGAATGAACTCTACCTAGTCGAGGGGGACTCTGCCGGTGGTTCTGCCAAGCAAGGTCGTGACCGTAAGTTCCAGGCTATCTTGCCCCTTCGAGGTAAGGTCATTAATACAGCCAAGGCCAAGATGGCGGATATCCTTAAAAATGAGGAAATCAACACCATGATTTATACCATCGGAGCGGGTGTCGGAGCAGACTTCTCTATTGAAGATGCCAACTATGACAAGATTATTATCATGACCGATGCGGATACAGATGGTGCCCATATTCAGACTCTTCTCTTAACATTCTTCTACCGTTATATGCGTCCGCTAGTTGAGGCAGGACATGTCTATATCGCCCTTCCGCCTCTTTACAAGATGTCCAAAGGTAAAGGCAAGAAAGAAGAAGTAGCTTATGCTTGGACGGACGGTGAACTAGAAGAACTTCGCAAGCAGTTCGGCAAAGGAGCCACTCTCCAACGCTACAAGGGACTTGGTGAGATGAACGCGGACCAACTCTGGGAAACAACCATGAATCCAGAAACCCGCACTCTTATCCGTGTCACGATTGAAGACCTAGCACGCGCTGAACGCCGTGTTAATGTCCTCATGGGAGATAAGGTCGAGCCACGCCGTAAGTGGATTGAGGATAATGTTAAGTTTACGCTAGAAGAAGCGACTGTGTTTTAA
- a CDS encoding GNAT family N-acetyltransferase produces MIIRPASRKDCQAIYSLYQSEKWLSFTEEKVTSLFSTNMSHYLVIEEDQKILGFVRYLTDEVLTTFLAEIIIDKSHRRKRLGQQLIEEIHKKYPLTRIELISEADGFYRAISFKPVGTGFRKSE; encoded by the coding sequence ATGATTATCAGACCTGCAAGCAGAAAAGATTGTCAAGCTATTTATAGCCTTTATCAAAGTGAAAAATGGCTTTCATTTACAGAGGAAAAAGTGACATCTCTATTTTCAACAAACATGTCTCATTACTTGGTGATTGAAGAGGACCAGAAAATCCTCGGCTTTGTCCGTTATCTGACGGATGAAGTGCTGACGACCTTTTTAGCTGAAATAATTATTGATAAATCCCACCGCAGAAAAAGACTGGGACAGCAGCTGATTGAGGAGATCCACAAAAAATATCCTTTGACACGGATTGAATTAATATCTGAAGCAGATGGATTTTATCGGGCAATAAGTTTTAAGCCTGTTGGTACAGGATTTAGAAAATCTGAATGA
- a CDS encoding aminoglycoside 6-adenylyltransferase: protein MRTETEMFDVILQTAKVLQVDAVALSGSRTNQKIQTDEFQDYDVVYVVDDLDNLTSNLAWLDQFGTRIIEQHNILGNRRLYLMLFEDGNRIDLTLCPKKYIQEWVESEADFTVLEDPKGLFAPYSPNPQRYWTSSASEIDFEKACNEFWWVSAYVVKGICRKQLFYATDHLYGICQQELLKVLAWQVASDNGTVDIGKNYKYLFQYLPTEKEKEFSALLDFSSVEKLTQSLFSTMNLFHREAQILAQKMGFDYDKEVAEKMIQYAEERLINR from the coding sequence ATGAGAACTGAAACCGAGATGTTTGATGTGATTTTGCAAACCGCAAAAGTGCTACAGGTTGATGCTGTGGCTCTATCTGGTTCACGTACAAACCAAAAGATTCAAACAGATGAGTTTCAAGACTATGATGTTGTTTATGTCGTGGACGACTTAGATAATCTGACGAGTAATCTTGCTTGGTTGGACCAGTTTGGAACACGTATCATTGAGCAGCATAATATCCTTGGCAATCGTCGTCTCTACCTCATGCTCTTTGAAGATGGTAACCGGATTGATTTGACTCTATGTCCTAAAAAGTATATCCAGGAGTGGGTAGAAAGCGAAGCGGATTTCACGGTGCTAGAGGACCCTAAGGGTTTATTTGCGCCTTATTCTCCAAATCCTCAGCGTTACTGGACAAGTTCAGCTAGTGAGATAGATTTTGAAAAAGCCTGCAATGAATTTTGGTGGGTTTCCGCCTATGTGGTCAAGGGAATCTGTCGCAAGCAACTTTTCTATGCAACTGACCATCTCTACGGGATTTGCCAACAAGAACTCTTGAAGGTCTTGGCTTGGCAGGTTGCAAGTGATAATGGAACAGTCGATATCGGCAAGAATTACAAGTATCTTTTCCAGTATTTACCTACAGAGAAAGAGAAGGAATTCTCAGCTCTGCTTGATTTTTCAAGTGTAGAGAAACTTACTCAATCCCTATTCTCCACAATGAATCTCTTCCACAGAGAAGCTCAAATTCTTGCTCAAAAGATGGGATTTGATTACGATAAGGAAGTGGCGGAGAAGATGATTCAGTATGCTGAGGAGAGACTGATTAATCGCTAA